The nucleotide window ATATATTTCACTAGAAAGATCATCTGTGATTTCCTCTTCAAGTTTAGTAAACCGTTCATTACTGCTAGTTCTAGGTCTTTCAATATCGACTGGAAATATGTCTATAACTCTTCCTGGATTAATTCCCATCAAAACAACCCGGTCAGCTAAATAGATTGCTTCTCGAATATTATGAGTAACAAAAATCACAGTCTTTTGTGTCTTTTCCCAAACTTTTATTAATTCTTTTTGTAATACCATTCTAGTTTGTTCATCTAATGCACCAAAAGGTTCATCCATTAACAGAAGTTTAGGGTCCATAGCTAATGCTCTAGCTATAGCTACTCTTTGTTTCATACCACCTGATAATTTATGAGGGTAGTGATCTTTAAATTTACTTAAATGAACCATTTGTAAATAAGATAAAGCAACTTGTTTTAACTGATTTTTAGTGCAATCTTTTCCTTCGGTTTCATATTGTTTTTTGATAGCAAAAACAATATTATCAAGAACAGTAAGCCAAGGCATCAATGCAGGTTCTTGAAAAACTACACCTCTATCAGGACCTGGAGCTGTAATCTGATTTGACCCGAGATAGATACTTCCCTGTGAAAGATTTTCTAATCCTGCTATTAAATTAAGTAAAGTTGATTTACCACATCCAGATGGACCTAATAGTGCTAAAAATTCACCAGGTTCAACTTGTAAGTTAATATCATTAAAAACTTCAAATCTATTATTAACATTTTCAAAGTATTTCGCTGCATTTTGAATCATTAATTTCTCTGACATATAACCCCTCCTATAGAAACCCATTGTTCAAAACCCTAATTACCTGTAGGTATTTAGTACTTTATGATGTTTCTACTGTACTACGTATTTTCTAGTTTGTCAAGAATAAAAAAACGCCTTTGACATAAGTCAAAGACGTTAAAAAATATCACTCGATAGATATCTTTCACCAGTATCTGGTGCAATACAGATAACTGTTTTATCAGGTCCCAATTTATTAGCCACCTTTAGTGCTCCATAACAAGAAGCTCCTGAAGAAGGTCCAACTAAAATCCCCTCTTTTTTTGCAAGGTTTCTTGTGATTTGATAAGCATTATCATCAGAACATTGTATAATATCATTATAGATGTTTTGGTTCAAAGTATCTGGTATAAATCCTGGACTAGTACCAACAAGTTTATGCTTACCAGGACTTCCTCCTGATAGAACTGGAGATGATTCAGGCTCTACTACATATACTTGAAGGTCAGGATATTGCTTTTTTAAAATCTCACCTGTTCCTGTAACTGTTCCACCTGTACCAGCTGTAGCTACAAAAGCGTCTGGTCTTATATTTTCTTGTTCTAGTTGGTTAATAATTTCTTTGGCTGTAGTATATCTGTGAATGTCTGGGTTAGCCATATTTTCAAACTGTTGTGGAATAAAACTACCAGGGATTTCTTTTGCTAACTCTTTTGCTTTTTCAATTGCACCAGGCATTTTTTTCTCACCTGGTGTTAGTACCACTTGAGCACCATAGGCTTCTAATATTTTAATTCTTTCTTTTGTCATAGTATCAGGCATAACTAGAATAATGTTATAACCTTTTGCTGCAGCATTCATAGCAAGTCCTATTCCTGTATTACCAGAAGTAGGTTCTATAATAGTTCCGTCTTGTGGGAGTTCTCCTAAACGTTCTGCTTCTCTGATCATATTATAAGCAGCACGATCTTTCACACTTCCACTGGGGTTAAACATTTCAAGTTTTACTAATACATTAGAAGACTCTTCACCTACTAGTCTGTTTAAATAAACCATTGGTGTTAATCCTACTAATTCTGTCATATCATTTGCTACTTTCATGTTAGTCACCTCTTGTCCCGACTGATTTTGTCAGGATTATATCACATAACTCATTTAAAAGAAAGAAAGTTAAAAGTATTCAGTTGGATATATAGGGTATTTAGGAAACATTTTTGATAAAAGAGACAATTTATCATTATTAATTGTTAATCTATTTTCATTGTATAAACTAATGGGATCAATATATCCAATATACATTTGAGATAAAGTCCCAATATCAACACTTACATCAGGTATATCATTAGTTTTTTGGATTACTGCTTGCCCATTTTTAATAGTTAGTTGAAAAGTACCTGTGTTTTTTGGATAAAAGTGATCACAAACTTCTAATATTATACTATCATCAATTTTTTCATCATAAGAAAGTTTCTCTAAAGCAGTATATGTATCTATAATTCTAATAGCAGGACCCAAGGTCTGCTTACAACTTATAGCTTCTGGATGTATAAAATTATCTGGAAAATATTCATCAATACTTCCTTCAAAAGTTACCATATCTGCTTGTAAATTATGACCTGCTATAAAATTTAATAATCTTTTATAAGCCCTATTAGTGGTATATAAAAGTTCTCTTACTACTATTTCTATCTTAGAATCTGCATTATTTTTAAATGTAAAAATAATATACCCTTCATATTTATCAAATTTAACTGCATATATATAGGCTTTCTTTCCAGATGATACTTTTGATTGCTTAGTAACAAAAGCATCCCACCAGTTATTATCTCTAATTAAAGCAAGGTTGAAATTAGT belongs to Natranaerobius trueperi and includes:
- a CDS encoding ABC transporter ATP-binding protein; its protein translation is MSEKLMIQNAAKYFENVNNRFEVFNDINLQVEPGEFLALLGPSGCGKSTLLNLIAGLENLSQGSIYLGSNQITAPGPDRGVVFQEPALMPWLTVLDNIVFAIKKQYETEGKDCTKNQLKQVALSYLQMVHLSKFKDHYPHKLSGGMKQRVAIARALAMDPKLLLMDEPFGALDEQTRMVLQKELIKVWEKTQKTVIFVTHNIREAIYLADRVVLMGINPGRVIDIFPVDIERPRTSSNERFTKLEEEITDDLSSEIYKVMKEEMGDEYQKNPN
- the cysK gene encoding cysteine synthase A — its product is MKVANDMTELVGLTPMVYLNRLVGEESSNVLVKLEMFNPSGSVKDRAAYNMIREAERLGELPQDGTIIEPTSGNTGIGLAMNAAAKGYNIILVMPDTMTKERIKILEAYGAQVVLTPGEKKMPGAIEKAKELAKEIPGSFIPQQFENMANPDIHRYTTAKEIINQLEQENIRPDAFVATAGTGGTVTGTGEILKKQYPDLQVYVVEPESSPVLSGGSPGKHKLVGTSPGFIPDTLNQNIYNDIIQCSDDNAYQITRNLAKKEGILVGPSSGASCYGALKVANKLGPDKTVICIAPDTGERYLSSDIF
- a CDS encoding GNAT family N-acetyltransferase; translated protein: MVTKYVKLTDDLKDKYLNMQGYAFIPEKGPDFPDLWKGPDIGEKKGLISKDELLSVGRLLKTKLSLRNELHPVGGIADIVTMPENRGKGYFKKFFYEIFNDLTNQGIYLSLLWPSSYQIYKKLGYQIASKRMIYSLDLKDFLVDTQNDGDLIPVNANNEKTVLPEVYNQVYTNFNLALIRDNNWWDAFVTKQSKVSSGKKAYIYAVKFDKYEGYIIFTFKNNADSKIEIVVRELLYTTNRAYKRLLNFIAGHNLQADMVTFEGSIDEYFPDNFIHPEAISCKQTLGPAIRIIDTYTALEKLSYDEKIDDSIILEVCDHFYPKNTGTFQLTIKNGQAVIQKTNDIPDVSVDIGTLSQMYIGYIDPISLYNENRLTINNDKLSLLSKMFPKYPIYPTEYF